The Gordonia sp. KTR9 genome contains a region encoding:
- a CDS encoding MaoC family dehydratase N-terminal domain-containing protein: MPLDRTILDVVSPTVVADVERGRIRQFATAIGEDDPVHHDRDAAVAAGHPDVLAPPTFLFGLELENSDVFGDLAAHGVDLATVLHGEQRFRYFADVHAGDTVSFETRYVDTYSKAGGALDFLVRRTTVRRSDEVVAELESVSVIRNPEGTR, translated from the coding sequence ATGCCGCTCGACCGGACGATCCTCGACGTCGTGTCCCCGACGGTCGTCGCCGACGTCGAACGCGGCCGTATCCGCCAGTTCGCCACGGCGATCGGCGAAGACGATCCGGTTCACCACGATCGCGACGCGGCGGTCGCCGCCGGCCATCCCGACGTCCTCGCGCCGCCGACCTTCCTCTTCGGTCTCGAGTTGGAGAACTCGGATGTGTTCGGCGACCTCGCCGCGCACGGCGTCGATCTGGCGACGGTGCTCCACGGCGAACAACGCTTCAGGTACTTCGCCGACGTGCATGCGGGCGACACGGTGAGCTTCGAGACCCGCTACGTCGACACCTACTCGAAAGCCGGTGGCGCTCTGGACTTCTTGGTCCGACGCACCACTGTGAGGCGTTCCGACGAGGTCGTCGCCGAATTGGAGAGCGTGAGCGTGATCAGGAATCCGGAGGGTACGAGATGA
- a CDS encoding lipid-transfer protein: MTNVCISGVGMMPFTKPGKSETYDRMGATAARAALADAGLDYTDVQQAYVGYVYGDSTSGQNALYEIGLTGIPAVNVNNNCSTGSSALWLARQAVASGTADCVLALGFEQMQPGALVNAYGDRPSPTARGEEIALSRPGGDADAPMAAKMFGGAGVEYMDRHGVTSEVFGRVSVKARTHAGRNPLAVFRDPIDLDTVMSSKQIWGPLTLLMCCPPTNGAAAAIVCSEEFARSRGIDSSVRLRAQSLVTDVAGTFDTTDMMRVAGYDMTAKAAAEVYEQSGVDPLDIPVVELHDCFSTNEVITYEGLGLTPEGTAEKFILDGDNTYGGRVVTNPSGGLLSKGHPLGATGLAQCAELVWQLRGQAGERQVEGVRIALQHNLGLGGACVVSLYEKVS; encoded by the coding sequence ATGACCAACGTCTGCATCAGCGGTGTCGGGATGATGCCGTTCACCAAGCCCGGCAAGAGCGAGACCTACGACCGGATGGGCGCGACCGCCGCCCGCGCGGCGCTCGCCGACGCGGGGCTGGACTACACCGACGTACAACAGGCCTATGTCGGCTACGTGTACGGCGACTCGACCTCCGGCCAGAACGCGCTCTACGAGATCGGGTTGACCGGGATTCCGGCGGTGAACGTCAACAACAACTGCTCCACGGGTTCGAGCGCATTGTGGCTGGCGCGTCAGGCGGTCGCCTCGGGCACAGCCGATTGCGTACTCGCCCTCGGATTCGAACAGATGCAGCCCGGCGCGCTGGTCAACGCCTACGGCGATCGCCCGAGCCCCACCGCACGCGGCGAGGAGATCGCGCTGTCACGCCCCGGTGGCGACGCCGATGCGCCGATGGCGGCCAAGATGTTCGGCGGCGCAGGTGTCGAATACATGGACCGACACGGCGTGACGTCGGAGGTCTTCGGCCGTGTCTCGGTGAAGGCACGCACGCACGCCGGCCGGAATCCGCTGGCCGTGTTCCGCGACCCCATCGACCTCGACACGGTGATGTCGTCGAAGCAGATCTGGGGACCCCTCACCTTGCTGATGTGTTGCCCGCCGACCAACGGCGCGGCAGCGGCCATCGTGTGCAGTGAGGAATTCGCCCGCTCCCGCGGTATCGACTCGAGCGTCCGCCTCCGCGCCCAATCGCTCGTCACCGACGTGGCCGGAACCTTCGACACCACCGACATGATGCGGGTCGCCGGCTATGACATGACCGCCAAAGCCGCCGCGGAGGTCTACGAGCAGTCCGGCGTCGACCCCCTCGACATCCCCGTCGTCGAACTGCACGACTGCTTTTCCACCAACGAGGTCATCACCTACGAGGGGCTCGGCCTCACTCCTGAGGGCACGGCCGAGAAGTTCATCCTCGACGGCGACAACACGTACGGCGGTCGCGTCGTGACCAACCCGTCCGGCGGTCTGTTGTCCAAGGGACATCCGTTGGGCGCCACCGGACTGGCCCAGTGTGCCGAGCTGGTCTGGCAGCTGCGAGGTCAGGCCGGGGAGCGTCAGGTCGAGGGTGTGCGAATCGCGCTGCAGCACAACCTCGGGCTCGGCGGTGCGTGTGTCGTCAGCCTGTACGAGAAGGTGTCCTGA
- a CDS encoding TetR/AcrR family transcriptional regulator produces the protein MTDTTHVAPPSSSRGEHRAGQIVRAATLLFQDLGYQNVSIDQIGSAVGLTGPAMYRHFKGKYAILVQALRSQVALVEELTDRADREGTTPQERLDLFLDGLSDITANGDEATLWRREQRHLREADRAEFQEDFRKNRDRIAAKIAAVRPETARQDRELLGFAVLTMYSNTPSIRGNLTPERLIAVQQTIARKIIGCRLPAVDADSVPAPVLVHRKPAGRRERILTASTALFDERGFYDVRIDDIAKASEMSVATLYQHVTGKTQVLKAILERGAEGLLYVTAEALAHATTPEEVLRSLVDTYIHQALGVHGRIMHILAADLLYLSDDEQFRLRETQREYVAEWIEAICAMSDEVTVDDARALAQAAISVITDVSQNPELKTRPGLAEQLSALAHAMVVPEGLEPS, from the coding sequence ATGACCGACACCACCCACGTCGCGCCTCCCTCCTCGAGCCGAGGTGAACACCGAGCAGGACAGATCGTGCGGGCCGCGACCCTCCTGTTCCAAGATCTGGGGTACCAGAACGTCAGCATCGACCAGATCGGCTCCGCGGTGGGTCTCACGGGACCGGCCATGTATCGGCACTTCAAGGGAAAGTACGCAATCCTGGTGCAGGCGTTGCGCAGCCAGGTCGCCTTGGTCGAGGAGCTCACCGATCGCGCCGATCGAGAGGGCACGACCCCGCAGGAGCGTCTGGATCTGTTCCTCGACGGACTGTCCGACATCACCGCCAACGGCGACGAAGCGACCCTGTGGCGTCGGGAACAACGACATCTGCGCGAAGCCGACCGGGCCGAGTTCCAGGAGGACTTCCGGAAGAACCGGGATCGCATCGCCGCAAAGATCGCCGCGGTCCGACCGGAGACGGCCAGGCAGGATCGGGAGCTACTGGGTTTCGCCGTGTTGACCATGTACTCCAACACGCCCAGCATCCGCGGCAATCTGACGCCCGAGCGCCTGATCGCCGTCCAGCAGACGATCGCTCGCAAGATCATCGGTTGCCGACTGCCGGCTGTCGACGCCGACTCCGTGCCGGCCCCCGTGCTGGTCCATCGCAAACCCGCCGGGCGGCGGGAGAGGATTCTCACGGCGTCGACCGCCCTGTTCGACGAGCGCGGCTTCTACGACGTGCGCATCGACGACATCGCGAAGGCCTCAGAGATGTCGGTGGCGACGCTCTATCAGCACGTGACCGGCAAGACCCAGGTGCTCAAAGCGATCTTGGAGCGCGGTGCCGAAGGATTGCTGTACGTCACCGCCGAAGCACTGGCACATGCGACGACGCCCGAAGAAGTCCTCAGATCGCTTGTCGACACCTACATTCACCAGGCACTCGGCGTTCACGGACGCATCATGCACATTCTCGCCGCGGACCTTCTCTACCTCTCCGACGACGAACAGTTCCGGCTGCGCGAAACGCAGCGCGAGTACGTCGCCGAGTGGATAGAGGCGATCTGCGCGATGTCCGACGAGGTGACCGTCGACGACGCGCGCGCGCTCGCGCAGGCGGCGATCTCGGTCATCACCGACGTCAGCCAGAACCCGGAACTCAAGACCCGTCCCGGCCTCGCCGAGCAGCTGTCGGCGCTCGCCCACGCGATGGTCGTTCCCGAGGGTCTCGAACCCTCGTGA
- a CDS encoding MaoC/PaaZ C-terminal domain-containing protein produces MSTPMSGDVVGVLEPGAVTRTTLALFAGASGDHNPIHIDIDSARAAGMDDVFAHGMLSMAYLGRLLTAHFPQSSIRELSTRFTAITPVLAEPVLTATVKELIAVADEQRVVLDLDVRLADGTRTLSGTAVVAWSGPDRDPNATLTP; encoded by the coding sequence ATGAGCACACCGATGTCCGGCGACGTCGTCGGAGTACTCGAACCCGGCGCGGTGACGCGTACGACTCTCGCGTTGTTCGCCGGCGCATCCGGGGACCACAACCCGATCCACATCGACATCGACTCGGCCCGGGCCGCAGGCATGGACGACGTCTTCGCCCACGGGATGTTGTCCATGGCCTATCTCGGGCGCCTGCTCACCGCGCACTTCCCGCAGAGCAGCATCCGGGAGCTGTCGACCCGGTTCACCGCGATCACCCCGGTCCTCGCCGAGCCGGTCCTCACCGCCACGGTCAAGGAGCTGATCGCGGTCGCGGACGAGCAGCGCGTCGTACTCGATCTCGACGTCCGGCTGGCGGATGGGACCCGGACGCTGTCCGGCACGGCCGTCGTGGCTTGGTCCGGTCCCGACCGGGACCCGAATGCGACACTTACTCCATGA